The window TTTATTCTGGGTATGAAAGTGTTTTCTAATAAATACCGATTTTAATTTCCGATATGAGACGTAGCTCGTAATCTATGATCATATGTGTTTACATTTATTCCGTATAACAgtagttttaattaaaatcggtACAATGCAATATAGAGTTTCAATGTTTATTTTAGGTTCAACTAGATCGAATACAAGTTTAATGGTATGATTTCTTGATTATCCGTGATCATCTTCATTATCCAATGTATCAGAAACTTCTACAGAACATTCATTGTGCTATTATATTGTGTTCGTATTTTCACACTTTTCTGTTTACAATTAACTAGTATAATAGTTTTGGTTGCGTTAAATGTTAAAGCAGATACCACTCTAATTAAATCAATTAATGGAAATCGTACAACATTATGATGATATTAATTGAAAGCTAAAAAAACAATTCAGATAAACAAtgaaatattttccaaaatatgtATTCAAAGTCTAAGTACTTTAATTATGCTTGAACCTGGATATATTGGATTAACAACAATTAGAatctaaatattatttatacaaacatATGTTTTAGTTTATCTAATGTTTTGAGGCATTAATATTAGGTGGCTGATATCACTGGTTTACACGTTTACAGTCATTTCTTGATGTAGATTCCGCTATGAAATTCTTgtgtaaggtggtcccctaaactcaaaaatcgccatgagacgaaatcctatggatacgttttcgagatatcgctcgatgaatattttggtaattttttaagaggacgacccgacgtttttgGCTGTATCTCGTGTTAGatttgaccgatttgatcgtGACGACTcctaaattaaagataattaaattgcTTACAACTCTTTCCcacagtgttttccaatccgACCAACAGTTTAGGCGGATACAAGCGAAACTTAAGAAGAATataatgttttggggccgaaattgaaatcgaaaattcactacatgtGACGTtcagtttcttattttcttcGTAGAGTGCtcacctttacgaagaaaacaagctcaATCTTAGCAAAATCCATGCaaaaataaggaagttatgggtGATAGAGCgagagtgcctattttcaactttttctctattttgcaattcttcctgtttcttggtgaattacgtatttctcttcaatgaaaacgaatttaaatgtattttatgttttttattttatttttgaaaagcaATTCTGGCTCATTCTGTTTCTTTTGCCCGCATTGAGATCAGTTTCTCTTACAAGGAACCAGTCGTAGTCACCCATCATTGACTCATCCCAGAATCCTTGGTAGCGTCTCTCAATACTTTTCATCTGCTGATGAAATCTCTCGCCATGTTCATCGCTTGCAACACCAGGATTTGGTGGGAAGAAATCCAAATGCGTGTGGAGGAAATGGATCTTCAAAGACATTTTAACACCAATATTGAGAGAATGAAGAAGTAAAAAGCATGTTACAGCAGAAGATCGATATAAATGAGATTATTACAAACAGCACTACATACCGACTTTCTTATGGTTCTTGAGCAAACGATCGATGATTTCCAGAAAGTCTGGACTTTTATTGTTGCCAAGGAAGCCAGCGACGATCAATCAAAACAAATTGAATGCGGCAGCTTCATTTCGCGATAAATGCAATTCAGATTGCTCACTTTCCAGCAACTTTTTGATCTGTGGCCCATCGAAAACGACTTCGTCGATCTTGGCGTCGGAAAGTTTCAGGAAAATGGTGTTCAAATATCTGTGGTTGTAAGGAAAAACGAGCCATgtcacaatttaaaaaaatttgagtttATGTATTAATTTAGCTGTACAATACaggatttatatatttattagagaaaaatgcatgaaaacaaattttacatGTTCAAAAGAATAATGCAATTTAACCGAAGTCCAACATTCAATTCATATGTATTTGGCAAAACAACGTAAGTTCATAAAATTTAGAGAATACGAAGATTACTCgtatatttcttttatgattacttttttatttcctatttttattaatctagGTACTCAAATAACTAATTATCGTACAGTGCGATCCTTCGTGCCAGTAAGATTCAAAAGCTTTTTTCTGATCTTACGTCTTAAGTGCAATTCGACATTTATTTCGACACGTTGATAGTCGTGTAAGTTTTTTCGCTAAAATCGTTTTTCCCAcaaattgattttataatatACCAGAATTCTTCTCTTGTTCTCTGGTAGCtcaagtttcgttaaaaataagaTTATTACTTTCTTTATGTGATTCATTTTTCGCGTTAAACATTTCTTCAACAACACAccttgaaaaaatatatgtacattACTTTATTGtctattttatacaattatatCGCAATtccataaacattttattctttctttgcAGATAAAATACGTATATTTAACAGATTTAAGATTATGTACGATGTAAagctatattatttaatttcatggGCTTAGTTATATGTAACGTAATACCTATCTTCAGAAAATTGATCCGTATCCGTCAAATCCGTATCTGAAGAATACTGAGCAATGAGATcgtttttacatatatatttcacGTATAATATAGTTGAATTTTGATGTAGGTGTTTATTAATCTTTACTAACTTGATTTAAGACAGTCATCACATAAGACGCAACATCACATTGATTGAATGGGAAGGCACCAACACTTCAGTGCGATGCTCGCATCTCGCGTAGAAAGCTCGCGTCTTCGtacaaaaactactttactgCGACACGATCAAGAAGAATAACACAAGTCCAGTGGACTTGTGTCGTTCTCCCTAAAGTGTCCATAAATTGTTACTattctgtttattattatttacgttaATTATATGAATATTGAATATTGTGCTAAGTGAAGGAACTATGCGTTTATGtcgtaaaaagaaaaccagGAAACATTGCAAATAAGAAGAATTGGTGTTTGGAACTTTAAACGACAATATCTCGAAAGTGGAAACATGTGACATACAGCGTTTTTCTTTACAACCACAGATATATGAATGCATCACttgtttgtaataatttcatttgtatCGACCATCTGCTGTAACATgttttttacttctttattctCGCAATATACACTCGGTCAAAAAAGTTTCCGTACAGTAAgtatattaagctggcgtagccttttgaaaaggccaacgcaaaattaataggatatttttttttctatttatttgctaattatttgccaaagaattaatttttttgctccAGCCGTTTTTGAGAAACAATGGCTATGCTACCGtaatattaagctggcgtagccacttattgtatctctgtacctaagaaagatatcaatcccattcttgcagcatatttttttgctaatttattgctCTTAATCCactgaatattatttttttttgccccaGCTGTTTTCGAAAAACTGTGGCTGCTCTAGcttaatattaacccttcgtggtcacaccttcttataatcataaGTTAGTCACACCGGGTGCACTGtatcccagcgtcattttttaagttaccatttttgtatttttgaatcttttaatttttcagtgataattgtacgtgcgtaatacttatacaatcatggtctaattgtctttttgtagaaatgtaaattttgatatgataaaatttgtagttgaaaatgagcgattttccacggttgtgggaaaaaagcgattttttaatttttttttattttctttcttgcgataaaccccctttggaagtcgtaaagacacaaCATTTtcactcgaaaattattcttggggtacaatacaccccgtgtgaccacgaagttAAGCTAACGTAGCCACATGTGGTATCACAGTACATAACAAAGCTATGGAAGCCGTTATTGTGGCatattttttgctaattatttgctttcaatccaccgaatattattttttttgctgcagTCATTTTCGAGAAGTGATGACTTAAgggatcatgctcagtcaggaggccgaaaaaagggtggtctttggaaattttttactcaaaagctataacacatttctcaaaaaatcttttttccttttaaggattgcatctagtaccgtgcatcgtatttttttcatttaaaaatatttatcaataactaagttattgtccatcactcgaaggttctctaaaaaaaaggcttctgcggtgaccactgttgctcgaaagtcgatcatctaaaataaaaaatttaaaagaatttacttattatattatattacccagtatttgaacgaaggatttttttatccgatgcttagttttcttttaattgacgaaaatcaggcacgatttattatacaaattaaaacttttactttaaacatcagccattttttcccaaatcaaaatttcgaaaaattcttcgttcaaatactagataatataatataataagtaaattcttttgaattttttattttagacgatcgactttcaagcagcagtggtcaccgcagaagccttttttcagagaaccttcgagtgatggacaataactcagttattgataaatatttttaaataaaaaaattacgatgcacggtactagatgcaatccttaaaaggaaaaaagattttttgagaaatgtgtcatagcttttgagtaaaaaatttccaaagaccacccttttttcggcctcctgactgagcacgaccccttaaaggCTGTACAATGCTGGTTGTAGGTAAGTAcagaaaaaagaatgaaagatTTTGTATCattttatttgattatttttgtTGTATATTAAGACAACAGTAGTTAAGTATTAGGGCGAGGGTGGcttgaaatatatataacacgttatttaattaatcgagtaagaaaattattataagcTTTACTGAGATGAATACAttaaggtacgtctacacgacgacacttttgtgtctagatcaagtgtatacgacactcAAAAAAATTTCCGGATGATTGGAAACTGCCTGGAGCAGTtcgcgacactgaatttgacctagggtagatgtaccgtttgtggccattgcactgtttttggccatgtgcttcaTTATCTCATATTTAAATTGCTTGctgatcattattatgtggagaatttcacatcataaatattttgtttagtataccaccagaaatataagcttacatttattgtttacacggaaaaatattatattttttaggaGGTGGCCAAAACTGctacaatatcttaaagtggccacaaatggtgcatgcaccctatcgtcgcgggagttgcagctagagctagactgaagacactgcaactaactctagctagacacaaaaggcacttgatctagaccAGCGAAGACCAGGTGGGTggtccgaggacgctagcaCCAATAGCGTCTTCTACGTGCTGCCTGGAAGGGGGTGTTCGGAGCCAATGAAGTGGCGGgcatgccacggatagggaaaactctaatAGTGTGCCCTTAGGCCCTAAAGGTGAAGTTCCTCGGCGCGtactcggcgagtcggctcggctcaCCCAGGCTTGGTgagcgcgagtcggcgagccacgcgccgtggaatttcaccttaagggggtatacccgtttgaaccctcggaaaatgtatacattttgtggatttttttacaagtcaacggtttgatgcagatttcccgttttttaactatgtttacatagtattatgaactacttataaaaaaagtttcagttaaaaaactattgtttttcggaagttacggatacatgtccgaaagtctctcgattttagacggctaaacggtggccctaaaaactcgcgctacgttcaaccaattcacttcaaattttgcatgcagaatcataataagattccgcatcgtccaacgaaggcgattttgaaaattttgaaaaataaagaaatggtgagagatcaaaggtgaagttaaatttttctaagagaaaaatccacctttttcctttataaataataaacggggaatcgaaataaaaaaagccttcgttggacgatgcggaatcttattatgattctgcatgcaaaattggaagtgaattggttgaacgtagcgcgagtttttagggccaccgtttagccgtctaaaatcgagagactttcggacatgtatccgtaacttccgaaaaacaatagttttttaactgaaactttttttataagtagttcataatactatgtaaacatagttaaaaaacgggaaatctgcatcaaaccgtagACTTGTAAaagaatccacaaaatgtatacattttccgagggttcaaacgggtatacccccttaaggatacgagcctacacgcacattactagagttttccctatccgttgcatgcccgccgcttcgttggcttcgagcacccccttccgtgcagcacgtagaagacgctatggatgctagcgtcctcggaccgcccacctggacttcgctgaTCTAGAcgcaaaagtgtcgtcgtgtatacgtaccttaacaatttcatttcttttatatacatgagTAAGCGTGGTACAATTTTATAGTTTCcctttttatttatacaatgatttttttaaatcgtcaaATTCTATCCAATTTGTTGGATCGCCCTTGCGATATATAATTGTTGTGTAATGCCCTTTTACACTTTGTGGCAATTGTTCTGCGTACCTTGTCGGCAGGCCACTCTTACCATAATGCTTAACAGAGCCCACCAAGTGTAACTCTTCGTTTTTACACAATGGGTTAGGAATCATTTTATGTAGTTCTTGTAAGCTTACATAAAAATTTTCCTCTTTTGCATTAAAAACTTGAAATAATACAATATCACCTAGAAATGAAAATGTATGATTAATTATGTTAGAAAAGCATTTTCCAATTCATTAAAACTCAAGAGAAATTGCAATAAAGCcatgttaataatttaattataaaacgtgttatttaccgatttctattaatttattcTCTACGACACCGGGACTGTCACATTTGGGACATGTACTATTCGGTACCGAACAGAAATCTCGAATAAACCTTTCGCTGTTCGATTTCATGAGCTTTTAGGAATGCGAATATTTCCGTATTGCGCATTCTGATCTCTCTGTAAAGCTGGGCAGTTTCTTGAATAATTGTTGCGTTAGCCATCCAATATTTGCATTACAGTCAATGTAGTGTATTTTAACCATTAACGTGGACTGTTTCATTGGAAATATCTTTGCCAGCAATTCTGCCCGCATTATATATGTGTGACTTCTCAACCCTTTGTTAAGGGTGTCTTCAACCATTTTGAAGAATAATGTATTTATCGATTTCATCTGATATatgaattttttcgaaaacggctggaacaaaaaaaataatattcagtGGATTAAGAGCAAAATAAATTGGCAAAAAAATATGCTGTAAGAATGGGATTGATATCTTTCTTAGGTACAGAGATACAATAAgtggctacgccagcttaatattGCGGTAGCATAGCCATTGCTTCTCGTTACGGCTggagcaaaaaaattaattctttggcaaataaataggaaaaaaatatcgtattaattttgcgttggccttttcaaatggctacgccagcttaatatacgTCCGTACAGTACCCTATTTGAACTTCAACTACGTGTAACTAAAAACATATacttgatataaattttttttaatgtattactTAAAAGTGCGTGTTTCCATTAACTCATATACATGCACTTATGTAAATCCTATAAATAGTTTTGCTATACTTAAATGTTGAATACAAAGTGAACGAATATAGCGTCCAATAAGTTTCTGTACACTATCATAAGAGTTCGTCAAATAAGTCTCCGTGCACCTAACTCATACTATTTAAAtggttaataattttattttacgtgGTAGTAAATGAATAATTCTTCTGCAAGACGATCCAACAAGAAAAAAGGGACAAGAAAAATAATGTACAGCAATATAGCAATAGAGGAAGTAAAAGAATACACATACCTAGGGGAGGGGTACCTTTCACACAATCTGGCAGATTCTACCCAGCAACGAAACACTTTGTAACAAGAGCGAAGATGGCAATAGGCACAATCTGGCAACCACTATTAAGTGCGAGATCCAACAAATGGGAGCCGGCAGAAAGATTATTTGAGTCAATAGTAAAGGCGACGTACTGTACGGTGCAGGAATTTGTGGACTAAAACACTTGGCTGAAATAGAAAAGGACAAATGGATTTTATAGAACGAATGTTAAGTATGCCCAGGTACACACCAAGGAATATGGTGAGAACAGAAACAGGAAGAATTAAACTGGAAGTAGAAGTAATGAAGCGGGCATTGAGATATTGGGGGAAGATAACACAGATGAAGGAGAAAAGATTCCCCAGAAGATGCTGGGAAAAACTACAAACGTTGGACAGGAAAACACCAGACATAAAGAGAAATTGGGTCACACAAATAAGAAACATACTACAATTATATGGCTATGATACTACTAATCGGACAAAAGCAATAGAACAGGAAGTAATTCAGCAAAAAATATTGGAAGAAATAGCCAAGGTGTCAATTGAGGAGGATAGAAACAGAATATCAAGATctacatacagggtcagcgttttatcctgcaacccgcgctcgcgcgaacttgtaaaatggcaacagcgcctcacggacgcattccactacaaccatgcaccggcgcagcggagagctgccagcgcccgctggacagcagtgatgcccgagctccgaaaattttggatggtctctttcaaattaacgtcgcaaagagctattgggaatttcccggcgcaggtaatcgagccgcgcgctccgcttttatgattggtttaccactcgcaccccagattactataatgaggtttgaaaataatgtcgactgatctcgtacccgtctcaatttaaaattttttagatacGATATGGTTGACCGCGGCGATATACCCTtttacggagagatttttttaaaagccacaataatggcgcatcgttccaaaaaatgatatTAACGGAAACCGGTATAGACGTGGCATTGAGTATTAAggataaattcataaaa is drawn from Andrena cerasifolii isolate SP2316 chromosome 8, iyAndCera1_principal, whole genome shotgun sequence and contains these coding sequences:
- the LOC143372182 gene encoding uncharacterized protein LOC143372182, which encodes MDFIERMLSMPRYTPRNMVRTETGRIKLEVEVMKRALRYWGKITQMKEKRFPRRCWEKLQTLDRKTPDIKRNWVTQIRNILQLYGYDTTNRTKAIEQEVIQQKILEEIAKVSIEEDRNRISRSTYRVSVLSCNPRSRELVKWQQRLTDAFHYNHAPAQRRAASARWTAVMPELRKFWMVSFKLTSQRAIGNFPAQVFYRVSIRRLRWCVQLFWRIIQKPFLNSLCGMLWIIILLKDKSPIQSQFSCTMVQIIL